Genomic segment of Candidatus Dormiibacterota bacterium:
AGACCCGGTATCCGGCCGCCACCAGGCCCTGCACCAGAAGACCGCGGTCGGTTTCGATGCCGACGATCACCCTCTCGGCGTCGTCGGTGTGTGCCGCGATCAGCTCGTGGATGCGCCGCAGACCCTCCAGCCCGTCAGGAACCCGGCCCTTACCCAGCAC
This window contains:
- a CDS encoding transposase → MIHLGIDWAEAHHDLCLMDGSGTVLGKGRVPDGLEGLRRIHELIAAHTDDAERVIVGIETDRGLLVQGLVAAGYRV